Proteins from a genomic interval of Oceanispirochaeta crateris:
- a CDS encoding bactofilin family protein, which translates to MAEIHSRKIKEHKLDTVLADDISFCGELSFTRELMIKGKFEGKINAKGDLYIDENADVTAEIGARSIHVRGKIRGNVNAESQVELMGNAEVIGDITAPKIIMETGCRFEGVSRMVPAEDSFEN; encoded by the coding sequence AAAGAACACAAGCTGGATACGGTTCTGGCAGATGATATCAGCTTTTGCGGAGAGCTGTCTTTTACCAGAGAATTGATGATTAAGGGAAAATTCGAAGGTAAAATCAATGCAAAGGGCGACCTATACATTGACGAAAATGCCGATGTTACTGCCGAGATAGGAGCCCGTTCAATCCATGTTCGCGGTAAAATCCGGGGCAATGTAAATGCCGAATCTCAGGTGGAACTCATGGGAAATGCCGAGGTCATCGGCGATATAACCGCTCCCAAAATTATCATGGAAACCGGCTGTCGTTTTGAAGGCGTTAGCAGAATGGTTCCTGCGGAGGATTCTTTTGAAAACTAA